From the genome of Trichomycterus rosablanca isolate fTriRos1 chromosome 18, fTriRos1.hap1, whole genome shotgun sequence:
TGTAGGTGGCTATGGTGGAGGTTCAGCTGGACACGAGTCACGACTACCCCCCCGGCCTGCTGATAGCCTTCAGCGCCTGCACCACGGTGCTGGTGGCCGTTCATCTCTTCGCTCTGATGATCAGTACCTGCATCCTGCCCAACATCGAGGCCGTCAGTAACGTCCACAACCTGAACTCGGTGTGCGAGTCCCCTCACGAGCGCATGCACCGGCACGTGGAGCTGGCCTGGGCTTTCTCCACCGTCATCGGCACGCTGCTCTTCCTCGCCGAGGTCGTCCTGCTGTGCTGGGTCAAGTTCCTACCCATCAGGCCCAAGAACCAGAAAAACGGCACGGTGTCGGCCGGAGTGGCCGCCGCCATCACCTCCACCTCCATCATGGTTCCCTTCGGCCTGATCTTCATCGTCTTCGCCGTGCACTTCTACCGCTCGCTGGTCAGCCACAAGACCGACCGGCAGTTCCAGGAGCTGGAGGAGCTGGAGGATCTGACACGGCTTCAGAACGAGCTGGACCAGCGAGGAGAGACCGCTGTGCTGCATTCCCCCGCCTCTCAGTAGGGGGCGCTGTCCTGAGCCGTGGTTTTATCTGCTGTTCGTGTGTGTTGATGTCTGCATGAGGATCTGTAGATCTGTGGAAATGTTACTCGTTGTGTTCTTTAGGCCTCCTCTAGGTGGCGCCATGCTGAGCCTGTTTTTAATCtgccatgtttgtgtttgtgaagCTCACACAAgctaaataatgttttattctgTATCTGTACTGATCTGTTCGAGCATGAGCTTCAGGGGTGGGACGATATATCGGTGTGATGATGATTCACTACCATAAAATATGAAGAAACtccaaatattttatttaaatattaacgtTGTTCTTTAATTCTCTTCTAAACTTCCTTCCATCTCGAACGGTGGAGAACTACCTCACAGTctgcaggtgtccacatatttttggtcagtAATATTAATACCGGACTCTCCTGCAGGCTCGTAGTTACTCCACATGTATTAAACCCTTTAGAATAGTTGTCAGGATGTATGTGGGCGTGGTCCTGGAGCATCATCAGGACAAGTGTTTTGCACCATAAGGTGCACCTGCTCCAGTAAAATGATTTACATTGTGGAtcctccaccatacttcacagtaCCTAAACAATTTAATCGCACGTCTTCTGATGCtgctgctcaggggtccaggtttTGTGCTTTATACACCAGGTTGATACAGACATGTGCATCTGTGGGTGTGAGCGGGTCATCGAGGTGCCCAGTCAGTTCTGTGGGTGTTTTTGTGGGCGGAGCTACTTTGAGGGTGTTTAGTGATGACCCTGTAATGTAGCGTCTGCACCCACTGTTCCACCCACTGTTCCATACCCCCTTCCCCCTACGgcttgttgtattttgtattgaTTTGTATTACAGTTTTCCTCCAAATTTAGTCCTATCCGGTTCCCTGATGGTATttcccctctactgctgctgacctcttCTCCTGagcgaggagggtcgtgactaacacaacAATGACGTGTCGGTTTGTGGCTTTGAGTCGCCTGAACGTGgaggtttattatttattctttatctaGTCTAACTCTAGATCAGTTCTGTAGGTCAGTAATGGAGGGGCGTGACCCTGAAGCttctgtagatgatgatgatgatgatgatgatgatgaatcacTGCAGTAATCATGAAATCTGAGCAGAATGGACCACAGtgtgtgggtgggggggggggggattatataagtgatcattaataaatgagTACTGATCATTAACGTTGAAGTGAAGTGTGATGGAGGGTGCATTTATATccagtgtttacattttaatacagtaataacagtaataacgtataataataaatatcttCAATCTTTTTGAACCTGGTCTGTTTAACCAGTCAGAATTATTTCTATAATCCATTAGAAATATCTGAGCTTTAATACAAACACAATTCCAAAAAGGTCAGAACGGTAGAATttagtcatttttatttttatcacttTTGTTCTTGATCTGTTCTGTCCTAATTGTTTTGGAGTGAGTTGCTGGTGTCAGATTCTGTTTGTTtatagaaatgaaataaaagatgaatgaattttactgtaatttaaatataatcggtgttttgtgtttgtagtCGCtgctgttctgtatttttaattttcCGTGTTTGGTTCTGATTTACTGTTTCCATCATAATTCAGGATCCTGTGaattatttgatttgatttgatttaatgaAACATCCTGCAACAAAAaacacttataataataatgaaaatacaataaaacagtaaataaatgtacattgaTATAAAACTTGGTGTCAATTTCTTTGTGAAttgagcatgttctccctctgtccTGGGGGGTTCTGGGTAAAGTCTCATAAACAAGTTGGATCAGGTTCTCcacatagaataaaataaaacatctttatttatcacacacacacgtgttcaGTACAACAGAATTCTTTTCCACGAATCACAGCTCGTTTGGAAACCAGGGTCAGTCCGGGTCccgcgcccctggagcagagagggttaagggcctcgcttaagggcccaacagtggctgcatagcagagctgggattcgaactcaacCTTTCGGGTTACTAGCCCAAAtatccacccactaggctcccacttttatgtaaataaaatatataaaatatataaataactaatatatataagtatataaatatgtaaGTGAAGGAATTAAAATGAGTCTAACAGGTGCCTTAGTGGATTCTTAATGAGCGTCTCCATCCAATCACCAACTTCCCCTGGTCAGGGTGGTGGTTCTGATGGTGGTGCTGATGGTTCTGATGGTGGTGCTGATGGTTCTGATGGTGGtgaaggtggttctgatggtgCTGATGGTGGTTCTAATAGTTTTGATGGTTCTGATGGTGTCTCATGTTGTTTCTAAAGGAGCTGTGAGGTTCTCCAGAAGTTCCTggacctgctctgtggtgtccATGCTGTGGGACGTTTtcttgattcagttcagctgggATCTGTGACCCTGGAACCAGGACCAGGCTTCTGTTCATATGTGACCTCGTGGCACCACGTGGCTCTGGGTTTTTGTTCCAGCCCAGCAGGAGCTGTGCCTGATTTTGGTAAATCGGTGGACGTTTGGGCTTTGGGTGAAGAATCAGTGAGGAACACTGGAGCCTTGGACTAACGCTCATCAATAAGAACCCTTAAAGGAATGAAGATCTTGGTGGAGGAGACACCTGGACCCTGGTGGGGCGTGACCCTGTGACCCTGAAGTgtttgggataaataaagtaccaGGATTACACAGGTGGACAGAATGAAGGACTTTATTCTTCTTCCTCTGGTTTGGTGGAGAAACGTTGGAGTCCCTCCTGCAGCACAGACTGAACATCCTGCAGCAGAACCTGGAGGGTAAAGAACAatcaggaacaggaaaggaccttccccataCTGTAGGAGGGGGTAGTTACCTGAGGAATGGGGTACAGTGTTGGTGCGGCTGCGTGTTCTCTGTCGTAATCACTCAGGGTTCCACACTTCGGGACATCGTCCACCCAGAGCCCCTCGTACAGCTGCCCTCGGTCCACGTACAGGAACCGACCACGCCCGTTCTTCCTCCCGCTCCTCCACTCGCCCTCATACTGGTTCCCATTCGCTGTGGAAGACAGGTGGAGTTTAGCGTGAGGGGTACGTCCacgggtctctgtgcagcgccattgatcagccagcaggggccatgATTGCAGCGGgtaaggaatcccctccggtgGAGTTATCACcccctcataactgctgcaatcacgccctctgctggctgatcgatggggggggggggttaacagAAACTTAACCAGAACATCAAAGAAACTATGGCTATACAGTAGATCAAAGTTAGAATGGTTACTATGCGGTTGATTGATCCTGATTGATACGGTTATTAATTGGAGGTGATGATTACCCAGCTGCAGGGTTCCACGCCCATGTGCTTTATCATCCCTCCACTCTCCTTCATACACGTCTCCGTTCTCATAGAACATCCTCCCACATCCACTCCGCCAATCCGCCACCCACTGACCGTCATACCGGCCTGATGAGCTGTAGAAATACGTTCCATaaccctaaaacacacacacacacacacacacacacacacacattagagcCATACTGGGGTGCAGTAGAACCACACTGGGGTGTATTAGAACCACGCTGGGGTGTAGTAGAACCACGCTGGGGTGTATTAGAACCACGCTGGGGTGTAGTAGAACCATACTGGGGTGTATTAGAACCACGCTGGGGTGCAGTAGAACCACACTGGGGTGTATTAGAACCACGCTGGGGTGTATTAGAACCACACTGGGGTGCAGTAGAACCACACTGGGGTGTATTAGAACCATACTGGGGTGCAGTAGAACCACGCTGGGGTGCAGTAGAACCCTGGTTCTCACCTCTTTTTTGTTGTTCCTCCACTCTCCTGTATAAACTCTCATGAGCTGGTTGGTTGGTGGATGCAGTTTGCTGAGAGTTCCGGACCCATCACGTACCCCACACTTCCACTCCCCCTCATACACCACTGCACCGCTCCTCCACACCTGAGTACCCCTACCTGTAACCCACagcacacagcaacacacacaccagcaccaagcaAATCAACACACACAATCTAACCCAACAGTCTAAGTGCACTAGAGATCAACAAGGTCAGTGTAGATGTGATGAGTGTAGATGTGATGAGTGTAGATGTGATGAGTGTAGATGTGATTAGATGTGATGAGTGTAGATGTGATGAGTGTAGATGTGATGAGTGTAGATGTGATTAGATGTGATGAGTGTAGATGTGATGAGTGTAGATGTGATTAGATGTGATGAGTGTAGATGTGATGAGTGTAGATGTGATTAGATGTGATGAGTGTAGATGTGATGAGTGTAGATGTGATTAGATGTTATGAGTGTAGATGTGATGGGTGTAGATGTGATGAGTGTAGATGTGATTAGATGTGATGAGTGTAGATGTGATGGGTGTAGATGTGATGAGTGTAGATGTGATGAGTGTAGATGTGATGAGTGTAGATGTGATGAGTGTAGATGTGATGGGTGTAGATGTGATGAGTGTAGATGTGATGGGTGTAGATGTGATGAGTGTAGATGTGATGGGTGTAGATGTGATGGGTGTAGATGTGATTAGATGTGATGAGTGTAGATGTGATGGGTGTAGATGTGATTAGATGTGATGAGTGTAGATGTGATGAGTGTAGATGTGATTAGATGTGATGAGTGTAGATGTGATGAGTGTAGATGTGATGAGTGTAGATGTGATTAGATGTGATGAGTGTAGATGTGATGAGTGTAGATGTGATTAGATGTGATGAGTGTAGATGTAATGAGTGTAGATGTGATGAGTGTAGATGTGATTAGATGTGATGAGTGTAGATGTGATGGGTGTAGATGTGATGAGTGTAGATGTGATTAGATGTGATGAGTGTAGATGTGATGAGTGTAGATGTGATTAGTGTAGATGTGATGGTTGTAGATGTGATTAGATGTGATGAGTGTAGATGTGATGGGTGTAGATGTGATGAGTGTAGATGTGATTAGATGTGATGAGTGTAGATGTGATGAGTGTAGATGTGATGAGTGTAGATGTGATGGGTGTAGATGTGATTAGATGTGAGGAGTGTAGATGTGATGAGTGTAGATGTGATTAGATGTGATGAGTGTAGATGTGATGAGTGTAGATGTGATGAGTGTAGATGTGATTAGATGTGATGAGTGTAGATGTGATGGGTGTAGATGTGATGAGTGTAGATGTGATTAGATGTGATGAGTGTAGATGTGATGAGTGTAGATGTGATGAGTGTAGATGTGATGGGTGTAGATGTGATTAGATGTGAGGAGTGTAGATGTGATGGGTGTAGATGTGATGAGTGTAGATGGGATTAGATGTGATGAGTGTAGATGTGATGAGTGTAGATGTGATGAGTGTATATGTGATGGGTGTAGATGTGATTAGATGTGAGGAGTGTAGATGTGAGGAGTGTAGATGTGAGGAGTGTAGATGTGATGAGTGTAGATGTGATGAGTGTAGATGTGATGAGTGTATATGTGATGGGTGTAGATGTGATTAGATGTGAGGAGTGTAGATGTGAGGAGTGTAGATGTGAGGAGTGTAGATGTGATGAGTGTAGATGTGATGAGTGTAGATGTGATGAGTGTAGATGTGATGGGTGTAGATGTGATTAGATGTGATGAGTGTAGATGTGATGAGTGTATATGTGATGGGTGTAGATGTGATTAGATGTGAGGAGTGTAGATGTGAGGAGTGTAGATGTGAGGAGTGTAGATGTGATGAGTGTAGATGTGATGAGTGTAGATGTGATGAGTGTAGATGTGATGGGTGTAGATGTGATTAGATGTGATGAGTGTAGATGTGATGGGTGTAGCTGTACTCATCACCATGTCTGAGGTTGTTGCTCCACTCCCCGGTGTACTGATCCCCGGTACCGCTGTACACGGTGTGTAATAATCCGGTTTTATCAGCTTTTCTGTTCCACTGCTTCACTAGAGCTTCAGTTTCACTCGCTCTCTTTATTCGAGGCATCAGCGCTGCTTCACCTTCAGATCTTTTTATTTAGATTCATAAACcggatcagaatcagaattaaatcagaatcagatcgGATCGGATCCCCTCTCACCTCTCTCTGATCTCTGATCTCTCCTGTTTATTCTGAACCCGTACAGCGTCCAGTAACCATGGCAACAAACCTGCATGTACACAGAGCTTAAGACCTGCAGGGGGCGCCGTTTCaccaataatataatataacagtaataatatggGGCTCTATTGCACTACCGCTGATagatgggttcgaatctcagcggtgctatcggctagGTTGATATAGAtttgtacacaaatgtaaagtgcgttacaaattaaatgtattattattattattattaggtctGAGgggtcctgtccagggtattacaGCCATGCACACAGTGTTTTCcagtgaaaccagacccaccgcaaccctgacaagGGAAAAACTGCTTGATgacaataattatatattttacaatTATAATGAGGTGGTGTTGCACAATTTTgtcaattaataaatgtaatgtttctcacatttttaaacttttgttaataataacataacaACATTTGAATATAAAGCACATATTTGAAATTATgatgataaaaaataatgtcTTTCTCTGCCAGGGAGGATCATTCTTCTCCATCTCACCTGGTCCTGAACCTCCTCCTCTGTCATGAATAAAATACAAcagattataataatttattataatataatcatttataattaattgtatTGTTTTTCATCGTTTTATGTAGCTGTAcagtaaaaaaatctaaaaataaataaatacattaaattagaTTTATGGTTAGtaacaaagaaaagaacatttaccaacatttacatttgtgtcatttgggggccaaacagtggcaacttggtggtggtggggcttgaacaggcaaccttctgattacaggtacctaaaccactgtgctaccgctgtcccaacatttaaaacattattattttctgaTGTTGTTCCTGATTATTGTACATTTAACCTGTCTGCATATGATGTGTTTTGCTTTTTGATGTTTACTGTATTTAATTGtgggtttaaaaataaaattataaattataaaaaaaattttaaaaaaaattataaatttttttttattgtactgtagaaTTTCTGCATGAGGGTTGTGAGTGTAGCGCATGCGCAGTGCTGATCTGTTACAGCCGGTTAGGTGAGTGATGCACATGCGCAGTGCTGATCTGTCGCAGCCGGTTAGGTGAGTGATGCGCATGCGCAGTGCTGGTGTATGAAAGGCAGCGAGGTGATAGAGGCGGGTCTGAGAGAGAATGAGGTGATGTGGCGCATGCGCAGTGCGGGTGTGTGAGAGGAGCAGCATGGCTGAGAAAGCTGAGGAGAGAGCAGAAAGGAGAATGTCCGCAGATCGGTTTATTACTGAGTGGAGCAACATCGAGGCGGAATATCAACAACTACAGGTCACTGACTTTATTATAATCACGTTATTACCTCcgtgtttataataaatactcTTATAACATCTTTATAACCtcattactgatctgtacagcAGTTACAACCAGCAGCTCAGGacgtttattctttatttattctttatttattctttatttattctttatttattctacAGTTTTACTCCTTTGGTCTGTTTATTATCTGTAAATCATTAACTgttctttataataattatattatattaataacaattataattactatAAAGATAATGAAGGAGTTTATTGGTTATCAGCAGCTGCAGATTTAAACATCGTTTCTCTTTAATAGTTGAATCATCTgagtgaatatttatttataatatcatTGTTTACATCTCTTCCTATTGATATAAAGAGTTAAtaatatatgtaattatttgcTGATATGAGTTTATTAAAGTTAACAGCAATTAAGAAGTATATATTTCTGgtattgtaaatatttaatctaattttattaaattaattacattattttagctTCTACAAATCACCAGCATTTCATTTCTTATTACTTTCATAATGTTTTAATATGAAATAATTGTTCAATTTAACTATAAAGAAGTGAATAAAAGtgatgaattaaattaaatgtgtttattcagGTGTTTGTTACTCTGTGGGTCACTGGGCTGAAGTTTAGGAGCTGCTCAGTTTTAATGAACTTTAATGTTCCAagagtaaaaataatatttgatATTAATTATCacctgaatgtgtttgtgtttcatgtgtgtgtttattcaggAGACTCATAAAGTTTATAGACAGAAGCTGGAGGAGCTGACACACTTACAGACCGTCTGCAGCAGCGCAATCAGCCGA
Proteins encoded in this window:
- the orai1b gene encoding calcium release-activated calcium channel protein 1 — its product is MSSSALSLQALSWRKLYLSRAKLKATSRTSALLSGFAMVAMVEVQLDTSHDYPPGLLIAFSACTTVLVAVHLFALMISTCILPNIEAVSNVHNLNSVCESPHERMHRHVELAWAFSTVIGTLLFLAEVVLLCWVKFLPIRPKNQKNGTVSAGVAAAITSTSIMVPFGLIFIVFAVHFYRSLVSHKTDRQFQELEELEDLTRLQNELDQRGETAVLHSPASQ
- the morn3 gene encoding MORN repeat-containing protein 3 isoform X2, translating into MPRIKRASETEALVKQWNRKADKTGLLHTVYSGTGDQYTGEWSNNLRHGRGTQVWRSGAVVYEGEWKCGVRDGSGTLSKLHPPTNQLMRVYTGEWRNNKKEGYGTYFYSSSGRYDGQWVADWRSGCGRMFYENGDVYEGEWRDDKAHGRGTLQLANGNQYEGEWRSGRKNGRGRFLYVDRGQLYEGLWVDDVPKCGTLSDYDREHAAAPTLYPIPQDVQSVLQEGLQRFSTKPEEEE
- the morn3 gene encoding MORN repeat-containing protein 3 isoform X1, which produces MPRIKRASETEALVKQWNRKADKTGLLHTVYSGTGDQYTGEWSNNLRHGRGTQVWRSGAVVYEGEWKCGVRDGSGTLSKLHPPTNQLMRVYTGEWRNNKKEGYGTYFYSSSGRYDGQWVADWRSGCGRMFYENGDVYEGEWRDDKAHGRGTLQLANGNQYEGEWRSGRKNGRGRFLYVDRGQLYEGLWVDDVPKCGTLSDYDREHAAAPTLYPIPQVLLQDVQSVLQEGLQRFSTKPEEEE